One window of the Microvirga mediterraneensis genome contains the following:
- a CDS encoding phage head closure protein, which yields MKPKPVPIGARARRFVLEMPLERPDGFGGVIRTYTPGPQLWGAIEMLSGSERVRADRPEQSLTHRITLRYRDGVTGAMRLSVGLRRFAIRAATDPDGSKRDLVCLVEEMRA from the coding sequence ATGAAACCAAAACCTGTCCCCATCGGCGCGCGGGCGCGCCGGTTCGTACTCGAAATGCCGCTCGAGCGGCCCGACGGCTTCGGCGGCGTCATCCGCACCTACACGCCCGGACCCCAGCTCTGGGGCGCCATCGAGATGCTCTCCGGCTCCGAGCGCGTGCGTGCCGACCGTCCGGAGCAGAGCCTGACCCATCGCATCACCCTGCGCTATCGCGATGGCGTGACCGGCGCCATGCGTCTGAGCGTCGGCCTGCGTCGCTTCGCCATCCGGGCCGCGACCGATCCGGACGGATCGAAGCGCGATCTCGTCTGCCTCGTCGAGGAGATGCGCGCATGA
- a CDS encoding DUF3168 domain-containing protein, with protein sequence MTSPVLALRRAILDAAGADTQLCTLMGGALRLYDEPPRGAEPVYALFSDTRASDWSTDQDRGHEQDIGIVVWSERGGARTALSVAERFDALLDDASLPLDGHRLVNLRVTELSSGRDRDSGLTRVTLRLRAVTEVV encoded by the coding sequence ATGACCAGCCCCGTTCTCGCGCTTCGCCGCGCGATCCTCGACGCGGCCGGCGCGGACACGCAGCTGTGCACGCTCATGGGAGGGGCTCTGCGCCTCTACGACGAGCCGCCGCGCGGCGCCGAGCCGGTCTATGCCCTGTTCTCGGACACGCGCGCGTCGGATTGGTCCACGGATCAGGATCGCGGCCACGAACAGGATATCGGCATCGTCGTCTGGTCCGAGCGCGGCGGCGCCCGGACGGCGCTCTCCGTTGCCGAGCGCTTCGACGCGCTTCTCGACGATGCGTCGCTGCCGCTCGACGGGCACCGGCTCGTCAACCTGCGCGTCACCGAACTCTCCTCCGGACGCGACAGGGACAGCGGCCTCACCCGCGTCACCTTGCGCCTGCGCGCGGTGACGGAGGTGGTGTGA
- a CDS encoding head-tail connector protein, producing the protein MIPIFISGPAVEPVTLGEMKAYLRVDDDDVTQDDLVAGLVKAARLMVEAASRRGLIEQRWRGGLGCWPAGGAVLLPISPLIAVDRITVADLSGGTSEVPADAFETDALCDPPRILVGDAAQPGKTRNGISIELRAGYGTAPEAVPATLKLAIRILVAHWFENRGDAIGEQILPPEALALVAPFQRVRI; encoded by the coding sequence CCGCCGTCGAGCCCGTTACGCTCGGTGAGATGAAGGCTTATCTCCGCGTCGATGACGACGACGTCACGCAGGACGACCTGGTCGCGGGGCTCGTCAAGGCGGCGCGGCTCATGGTCGAGGCGGCCTCGCGGCGGGGCCTGATCGAGCAGCGCTGGCGCGGGGGGCTGGGTTGCTGGCCTGCCGGCGGAGCGGTTCTGCTGCCGATCTCGCCCTTGATCGCGGTCGACCGCATCACGGTGGCGGATTTATCGGGCGGCACCTCCGAGGTCCCGGCCGATGCCTTCGAGACCGATGCGCTGTGCGATCCGCCGCGCATCCTGGTCGGCGACGCGGCGCAGCCGGGCAAGACGAGGAACGGCATCTCCATCGAGCTGCGGGCCGGCTACGGCACCGCGCCCGAGGCAGTGCCCGCCACCCTGAAGCTCGCAATCCGCATTCTCGTGGCCCATTGGTTCGAGAACCGGGGCGACGCCATCGGCGAGCAGATCCTGCCGCCGGAGGCGCTCGCCTTGGTGGCGCCTTTTCAAAGAGTGCGAATTTAA